The Psychrobium sp. MM17-31 genome window below encodes:
- a CDS encoding HIT domain-containing protein, with protein sequence MSEDTLFSKIIRKEIPSDMVYQDELVTAFRDITPKAPTHILIVPNKVIPTVDDVTEEDELTLGRLFTVAAKLARQEGISEDGYRLVVNCRDFGGQEVYHLHMHLIGGARLGHIPSVNK encoded by the coding sequence ATGAGCGAAGATACTCTATTTAGCAAAATTATCCGCAAAGAAATTCCGTCTGATATGGTTTATCAAGACGAATTAGTCACCGCGTTTCGCGATATCACGCCAAAAGCTCCTACGCATATTCTAATTGTTCCTAATAAAGTTATCCCAACCGTCGATGACGTGACAGAAGAAGATGAATTGACACTAGGTCGCTTGTTTACTGTTGCCGCTAAACTCGCGCGCCAAGAAGGCATTAGTGAAGATGGCTATCGCCTCGTAGTTAACTGTCGCGATTTCGGTGGTCAAGAAGTCTATCACCTTCATATGCACCTCATTGGTGGCGCACGTCTTGGTCATATTCCGTCCGTTAACAAGTAA
- a CDS encoding M23 family metallopeptidase, which produces MNKMNSLLLALSLATSASVAAEERQLTQFTSLKGEFTQGALLVGKTRPNTVITLNDKKVAVADNGTFVIGFGRDAKLENQLSFTFGEQTLNRDLLLNKRKYRESRVNGISKKITNPNPKNVARAQKDAKQVRAARAIWSDGQHFAQNFIWPAPGRISGVYGSVRYYNGKMGRPHYGVDMASPIGTPVVAPADGIVRLYVPDMFYSGGTLIIDHGMGVSSTFLHLSKGHVKAGDKVKQGDLIAEIGNTGRSTGPHLDWRMNWNNQRVDPQLLVPKR; this is translated from the coding sequence ATGAACAAGATGAACTCATTATTGCTTGCGCTATCGCTAGCGACTAGCGCAAGTGTTGCAGCAGAAGAGAGACAACTTACTCAATTTACGTCCCTTAAAGGCGAGTTTACCCAAGGCGCATTGCTCGTTGGCAAGACACGCCCTAACACCGTGATTACTTTAAACGACAAGAAGGTGGCCGTTGCCGACAATGGCACTTTCGTTATAGGTTTTGGTCGTGATGCTAAATTGGAAAATCAGCTTAGTTTCACCTTTGGTGAACAAACTTTAAATCGTGACCTTCTACTGAATAAGCGAAAGTATCGTGAAAGCCGTGTGAACGGCATCAGCAAAAAAATCACTAACCCTAATCCAAAGAATGTCGCCCGCGCGCAAAAAGATGCTAAACAGGTTAGAGCGGCACGTGCCATTTGGTCGGACGGTCAACATTTTGCACAAAACTTCATTTGGCCAGCGCCTGGCCGCATTAGCGGTGTTTATGGCTCAGTTCGTTATTACAATGGAAAAATGGGGCGGCCGCATTACGGCGTAGATATGGCGTCACCCATTGGAACACCTGTTGTTGCGCCAGCTGATGGTATCGTTCGCCTTTACGTACCTGATATGTTCTATTCCGGCGGTACCTTAATTATTGATCACGGTATGGGAGTTAGCTCGACCTTTCTTCATTTGAGTAAAGGGCATGTCAAAGCGGGAGATAAAGTGAAGCAAGGTGACCTTATCGCTGAGATTGGTAACACGGGCCGTTCTACTGGTCCTCATCTCGATTGGCGTATGAACTGGAATAATCAACGTGTTGATCCACAACTTTTAGTGCCAAAACGCTAA
- a CDS encoding TetR/AcrR family transcriptional regulator produces the protein MQKIDTKTKILNAAEQLFAERGFADTSLRLITSQAEVNLASVNYHFGSKKELIQAVLARYLDVFAPALESTLQSLIDKQERIDQIQVFNCLIEPLLSLDSYRHQGTTVFLSLLGRGYLESQGHLRWYIMTNYGKVVSLFNHVVREANPHLSSEEIFWRLHFTLGSVVFTMGSSKALIDIAKADFNADVDIEGLIHRVIPFIAAGVSSPAK, from the coding sequence GTGCAGAAAATAGACACAAAAACAAAAATTCTTAACGCTGCCGAGCAACTATTTGCAGAGCGCGGTTTTGCTGACACGTCACTGCGATTAATTACCAGCCAAGCTGAAGTAAACCTTGCGTCGGTGAATTATCACTTTGGCTCTAAAAAAGAATTGATCCAAGCAGTGCTAGCTCGCTACCTAGACGTCTTTGCGCCTGCTTTAGAATCGACCTTACAATCGCTAATCGACAAGCAAGAGCGCATCGATCAAATCCAAGTGTTTAATTGTTTAATCGAGCCATTGTTATCACTAGACTCATATAGACATCAAGGTACAACAGTGTTTTTAAGCTTGTTAGGCCGTGGTTATCTTGAAAGCCAAGGGCACTTACGTTGGTATATCATGACCAACTACGGCAAGGTGGTAAGTTTGTTTAACCATGTTGTACGTGAAGCAAATCCACACTTATCGAGTGAAGAGATCTTCTGGCGTCTTCACTTCACGCTTGGTTCTGTGGTATTTACAATGGGGTCAAGCAAGGCGCTTATCGATATCGCGAAAGCGGACTTTAACGCCGATGTTGATATCGAAGGTTTGATCCACCGCGTTATCCCATTTATTGCAGCGGGTGTTAGCAGCCCTGCAAAATAA
- a CDS encoding 6-carboxytetrahydropterin synthase, with product MKLFVNNLTVIDYSYLCSERGMVGESLIVDIELDGSLNDECMVLDFGLVKKQIKAVIDNEVDHKLLVPAQNKCISFNVLEESTQILLDRPEQLPIYLNCPHEAFCLIDKDSVEENGIIEHLEAAIMKVLPENVTGLVLKLAPEPIFGAYYHYSHGLKKHDGNCQRIAHGHRSIIEIERNGEKDEALEHAWALRWQDIYLITEEDLVSSDDITIPEALEPLRHVPHMHSVAYDAPQGRFELIIPIDVCEVVDFDTTVEQLTHYIAHSLASDHKGDEISVIGYEGVDKGAMVRAKYDA from the coding sequence ATGAAATTATTTGTAAACAATCTGACCGTTATTGACTATTCATACCTGTGTAGTGAACGCGGTATGGTCGGCGAGAGTCTAATCGTTGACATCGAGTTAGACGGCAGTTTAAACGACGAGTGCATGGTGCTGGACTTTGGTTTGGTAAAAAAACAAATTAAGGCCGTCATTGATAATGAAGTGGATCACAAATTATTGGTACCAGCGCAAAACAAATGCATCTCGTTTAATGTGCTTGAAGAATCCACCCAAATTTTACTCGACCGTCCAGAACAATTACCGATTTACTTAAATTGCCCACACGAGGCGTTTTGTTTAATTGATAAAGACAGTGTCGAAGAAAATGGCATTATCGAACATCTTGAAGCCGCTATCATGAAAGTACTGCCAGAGAATGTTACTGGATTAGTTTTAAAACTAGCGCCAGAGCCAATTTTTGGCGCTTATTATCATTACAGTCACGGTTTAAAGAAACACGATGGTAATTGTCAGCGTATTGCGCATGGTCATCGCAGTATTATTGAGATTGAGCGCAATGGTGAAAAAGATGAAGCGTTAGAGCATGCTTGGGCATTGCGTTGGCAAGATATTTATTTAATTACCGAGGAAGATTTGGTATCGAGTGACGACATCACCATTCCAGAAGCGCTAGAGCCACTGCGTCATGTTCCTCATATGCATAGTGTTGCTTATGATGCTCCACAAGGACGCTTTGAACTTATTATTCCAATCGATGTCTGTGAAGTTGTTGATTTTGACACCACGGTTGAGCAATTAACACACTACATAGCACACAGTTTAGCCAGTGATCACAAAGGCGATGAAATTAGCGTTATTGGTTATGAAGGCGTAGATAAAGGGGCCATGGTGCGCGCTAAATACGACGCTTAG
- the pabB gene encoding aminodeoxychorismate synthase component I gives MSAAIFQSQLTIPLSPRELFAHFAQIPWSMFLDSGNSPHVDATTDVIVFEPAMTLLSDESSTTIVNRETGKTDVHNGNPFDLLEKSLASMTFATASSQLPFTGGAVGLFSYDLGRYCEQLSSIAKSDIDAPLMAVGIYRHAIVFNKATQHYTLVSQSDEHGHQQTLSDIYDRLESKPQLASFKAMSGWQKQIDFAQYQQKFQQVQNHLRAGDCYQINLTQRLSMGYQGDEYRAYQLLTDANETPFSAFVRLDDCAILSVSPERFLQTKDQQIETKPIKGTMPRYRDPVKDQASAQRLRNSEKDQSENLMIVDLLRNDIGRTAVAGSVAVPKLFDIESFENVHHLVSTVTAQLPKDVSPIQLLRDAFPGGSITGAPKISAMNIIDSLEPSRRSVYCGSIGYISANGNMDTSITIRTLLATKDLMYCWAGGGIVADSICESEYQECFDKLASIMPVLQES, from the coding sequence ATGTCCGCAGCGATTTTCCAAAGCCAATTAACAATTCCTCTTTCTCCTCGCGAACTATTTGCTCATTTTGCACAGATTCCTTGGTCGATGTTTCTCGATTCTGGCAACTCTCCTCACGTTGATGCGACAACTGACGTTATTGTGTTCGAGCCAGCAATGACATTACTCAGTGACGAATCGTCAACAACTATCGTCAATCGAGAGACAGGGAAAACCGATGTCCACAACGGCAATCCTTTTGATTTGCTAGAAAAGTCGCTTGCATCCATGACGTTTGCTACGGCCTCATCTCAACTCCCCTTTACTGGCGGAGCTGTCGGATTATTTAGTTATGATTTAGGACGTTATTGTGAACAGCTTTCTTCGATTGCAAAATCAGATATTGACGCGCCTTTAATGGCGGTGGGCATTTATCGCCATGCCATTGTCTTCAACAAGGCTACTCAGCATTACACCCTTGTATCGCAAAGTGATGAACACGGCCATCAGCAAACGTTGTCAGATATTTATGACCGACTTGAGTCTAAACCACAGCTAGCGTCATTTAAGGCGATGAGTGGATGGCAAAAACAAATTGACTTTGCGCAATATCAACAAAAATTTCAGCAAGTTCAGAATCATTTACGTGCTGGTGATTGTTATCAAATCAACCTTACGCAGCGCCTCTCGATGGGCTATCAAGGCGATGAATATAGAGCCTATCAATTGCTGACAGATGCTAATGAGACGCCCTTTAGTGCGTTTGTAAGACTAGACGATTGTGCAATTTTAAGTGTTTCACCTGAGCGATTTTTACAAACCAAAGACCAGCAAATCGAGACTAAGCCAATTAAGGGCACCATGCCGCGGTATCGAGATCCGGTAAAAGATCAAGCGTCGGCACAAAGGTTACGTAATAGCGAAAAAGATCAAAGCGAAAACCTAATGATTGTCGATCTCCTTCGAAACGACATTGGCCGAACTGCTGTCGCTGGTAGCGTTGCAGTACCTAAGCTATTTGATATTGAGAGTTTTGAAAATGTACATCATCTGGTGAGTACAGTTACAGCTCAGTTACCTAAAGATGTCTCCCCTATTCAACTATTGCGTGATGCCTTTCCTGGTGGCTCAATTACAGGTGCACCAAAAATTAGTGCCATGAATATTATCGATTCCCTTGAGCCATCACGACGTAGTGTCTATTGTGGCTCCATCGGCTATATCAGCGCTAATGGCAATATGGACACCTCTATTACCATTAGAACCTTGCTTGCGACCAAAGATCTAATGTATTGCTGGGCTGGCGGTGGTATTGTTGCTGACTCAATCTGTGAATCAGAATATCAAGAGTGCTTTGATAAATTGGCGTCTATCATGCCTGTGCTGCAAGAAAGTTGA
- a CDS encoding NAD(P)H nitroreductase, translating into MIRNQAAIDFLEGRYSCGKLTSPAPSAQEIEHMLTVAMRAPDHGGLKPAHFVVIQGGGLDRLSELFVEAMTNAGADEAKLAKAEKMPYRAPLIIAVIARYKEHPKVPRIEQIQTAGCATLSLQQMAMAYGYNGIWRTGDIVNSPIVRQAFDLAEQDELVGFLYLGTEEGNGLCRKPPVIEKNVSYWS; encoded by the coding sequence ATGATACGAAATCAGGCCGCGATTGATTTTCTCGAAGGTCGCTATTCCTGCGGAAAACTAACATCACCCGCACCCTCGGCTCAAGAAATTGAGCATATGCTTACGGTGGCAATGCGGGCGCCAGATCATGGTGGTTTGAAACCAGCGCATTTTGTAGTGATCCAAGGCGGGGGACTCGATCGTTTAAGTGAATTATTCGTTGAAGCGATGACAAACGCTGGAGCCGATGAAGCTAAATTGGCAAAGGCTGAAAAAATGCCATATCGCGCTCCACTGATTATCGCGGTAATTGCCCGTTATAAAGAGCACCCAAAGGTTCCACGCATCGAACAGATCCAGACTGCTGGTTGTGCCACGTTATCACTGCAACAGATGGCAATGGCCTATGGCTATAATGGTATTTGGCGTACTGGTGATATTGTAAATAGCCCAATCGTGCGTCAGGCATTTGACTTGGCGGAGCAAGACGAATTAGTCGGCTTTTTATATTTAGGTACAGAGGAGGGTAATGGCCTATGCCGCAAGCCGCCAGTAATAGAAAAAAACGTTAGTTACTGGTCGTAA
- the asnS gene encoding asparagine--tRNA ligase: MSLATVADILAGKVSIGEITTVKGWVRTRRDSKAGISFLAIYDGSGFDPVQAVIENTLENYNNDVLSLTAGCSVAVTGNVVESQGKGQAFELQATAVEVIGLVDEPETYPMAAKRHSIEYLREVAHLRPRTNIIGAVARVRNCLSQAIHRFYHEQGYIWVSTPLITASDCEGAGEMFRVSTLDNENLPLDDKGMVDYDKDFFGKETFLTVSGQLNAEAYACAMGKVYTFGPTFRAENSNTTRHLAEFWMVEPEIAFAELSDAADLAEAMLKYVFKAVLEERPDDMAFFQQRVDKDCISRMEQMIDSDFVRMDYTDAIEILKASGKKFEFPVEWGVDLSSEHERYLAEEHVGAPVILQNYPKDIKAFYMRMNDDGKTVAAMDVLAPGIGEIIGGAQREERLDMLDKRMAEMDIDASHMGWYRDLRRYGTVPHAGFGLGFERLVSYVTGVQNIRDVIPFPRAPRSANF; the protein is encoded by the coding sequence ATGAGTTTGGCCACTGTAGCCGATATTCTTGCTGGCAAAGTCAGTATCGGCGAAATTACCACAGTTAAAGGATGGGTTCGTACTCGTCGAGATTCTAAAGCTGGGATCTCATTTTTGGCGATTTACGATGGTTCAGGTTTTGATCCAGTACAGGCGGTTATCGAAAATACTCTAGAAAATTACAATAACGACGTGTTATCGCTTACTGCTGGCTGTTCAGTTGCAGTAACAGGTAACGTGGTTGAGTCGCAAGGTAAAGGTCAAGCCTTTGAACTGCAAGCAACCGCTGTAGAAGTTATTGGTTTAGTTGATGAGCCAGAAACTTACCCAATGGCGGCTAAGCGTCATTCTATTGAATACTTACGTGAAGTTGCTCACCTACGTCCTCGCACTAACATCATTGGTGCTGTTGCTCGTGTTCGTAACTGTTTATCACAAGCAATTCACCGTTTTTACCACGAGCAAGGCTACATTTGGGTTAGCACGCCACTTATCACAGCAAGTGACTGTGAAGGCGCTGGCGAAATGTTCCGCGTTAGTACCTTAGATAACGAGAACCTGCCGTTAGACGACAAAGGCATGGTTGATTACGACAAAGACTTCTTCGGCAAAGAGACTTTCTTAACGGTATCTGGTCAGTTAAACGCTGAAGCTTATGCGTGTGCCATGGGTAAAGTGTACACCTTTGGTCCAACGTTCCGCGCAGAAAACTCAAATACGACACGTCACCTAGCTGAGTTCTGGATGGTTGAACCGGAAATCGCCTTCGCTGAATTAAGCGATGCCGCTGATCTTGCTGAAGCCATGCTGAAATACGTCTTCAAAGCCGTACTTGAAGAGCGTCCAGATGATATGGCCTTCTTCCAACAACGCGTTGATAAAGATTGTATCAGCCGTATGGAGCAAATGATTGATTCAGATTTCGTACGCATGGATTACACCGACGCCATCGAAATCTTAAAAGCATCTGGTAAGAAATTCGAATTCCCAGTTGAATGGGGCGTAGATTTATCATCTGAGCACGAACGTTACCTTGCAGAAGAGCACGTTGGCGCGCCAGTTATTCTGCAAAACTACCCGAAAGACATCAAAGCCTTCTACATGCGTATGAACGATGATGGCAAAACGGTTGCAGCAATGGATGTATTAGCCCCAGGCATCGGTGAAATCATCGGTGGTGCACAACGTGAAGAGCGTCTAGATATGCTTGATAAGCGTATGGCGGAAATGGATATCGATGCGAGCCACATGGGTTGGTACCGCGATCTACGTCGTTATGGCACAGTGCCACACGCTGGTTTTGGTCTTGGCTTCGAGCGTTTAGTTTCATACGTAACTGGCGTACAAAACATTCGCGACGTTATCCCATTCCCACGTGCACCACGTAGCGCTAACTTCTAA
- a CDS encoding CoA pyrophosphatase — translation MNRQQLITRFNLRALSHTQLSVKHLRLKQSAVLLPLIERNGEMVLLLTKRSPHLRHHPGQISFPGGKFDQEDGDLRYTAKRETFEELGIGARDIELFGELPHHDTITGFRIKPYIGFVKSDVDFTVNDGEVSELIEVPVKEFLSNPRHFILPIVRPQIKVDVYFKPCQGHAIWGATAAIIEQFRLLLED, via the coding sequence ATGAATCGGCAGCAATTGATTACCCGGTTTAACCTCAGAGCGTTATCCCATACACAATTGAGTGTTAAACACCTGCGCCTTAAACAAAGTGCCGTGCTTCTGCCTCTTATCGAGCGTAATGGTGAAATGGTACTGTTGCTGACCAAACGCAGCCCTCATTTAAGACATCATCCCGGACAGATCAGCTTTCCGGGTGGCAAATTCGACCAAGAAGACGGCGATTTAAGATACACAGCAAAACGAGAAACGTTTGAAGAACTTGGTATTGGCGCTAGGGATATTGAATTATTTGGCGAGCTCCCCCACCACGACACCATCACAGGCTTTAGAATCAAACCTTACATCGGCTTTGTGAAAAGTGATGTTGACTTTACCGTCAACGACGGCGAGGTGAGTGAATTAATTGAAGTACCAGTAAAAGAGTTTCTGAGTAATCCGCGCCACTTCATCTTGCCCATTGTACGCCCTCAAATCAAAGTCGATGTCTATTTTAAACCCTGCCAAGGCCACGCAATTTGGGGAGCAACAGCGGCCATTATTGAGCAGTTTAGATTACTGCTTGAAGACTAA
- a CDS encoding fumarate hydratase, giving the protein MSVIKKADFIESIEDALQYISYYHPKDFIDAMEKAYNTEQSSAAKDAMAQILINSRMSAEGHRPLCQDTGIVTCFVKIGMNVRWDSDLTVQEMVDEGVRRAYNNPDNPLRASIVADPAGSRKNTRDNTPAVVHIDMVAGDEVEVMIAAKGGGSENKSKMVMLNPSDSIEDWVLKTVPTMGAGWCPPGMLGIGIGGTAEKAAVMAKEALMESIDIHEVIEKGPQSGEEQLRLDIFNGVNKLGIGAQGLGGVHTVLDIKIKSAPTHAASKPVVMIPNCAATRHVHFHLNGSGPADLQPPKLEDWPEITWEVGENVRRVNVDNLAKEDIAEWKTGETVLLSGKILTGRDAAHKKIQDLLASGEGLPAGVDFNGKFIYYVGPVDAVGDEVVGPAGPTTSTRMDKFTKMMLEETGLLGTIGKAERGPATVEVIKDNKSVYLMAVGGAAYLVSKAIKKAKVVAFPELGMEAIYEFEVEDMPVTVAVDSTGDNAHDTGPATWKVKLQDPA; this is encoded by the coding sequence ATGTCAGTTATCAAAAAAGCAGACTTTATCGAGAGTATCGAAGACGCGCTGCAATATATTTCTTACTACCACCCGAAAGACTTTATTGATGCGATGGAAAAAGCTTACAACACTGAACAAAGCAGTGCTGCTAAGGACGCCATGGCGCAAATCTTAATTAACTCTCGCATGTCAGCTGAAGGACACCGTCCACTGTGTCAAGACACTGGTATTGTTACCTGTTTCGTGAAAATCGGCATGAACGTGCGTTGGGATTCTGATCTTACAGTGCAAGAAATGGTTGATGAAGGTGTCCGTCGCGCTTACAACAACCCTGACAATCCACTTCGCGCTTCTATTGTTGCCGATCCTGCTGGCAGCCGTAAGAATACGCGTGATAATACGCCAGCCGTTGTTCATATCGATATGGTTGCAGGTGATGAAGTTGAAGTTATGATTGCAGCCAAAGGCGGCGGTAGTGAAAACAAATCAAAAATGGTGATGTTAAACCCAAGTGATTCGATTGAAGATTGGGTTCTAAAAACAGTACCAACCATGGGTGCAGGTTGGTGTCCACCAGGTATGCTAGGCATAGGCATTGGCGGCACCGCTGAAAAAGCGGCTGTTATGGCAAAAGAAGCGCTAATGGAAAGCATCGATATTCACGAGGTTATCGAAAAAGGCCCACAGTCTGGTGAAGAGCAATTGCGTTTAGACATCTTCAACGGTGTAAACAAATTAGGTATCGGCGCACAAGGCCTTGGCGGTGTGCATACTGTATTAGATATTAAAATCAAATCTGCTCCAACGCACGCCGCGTCTAAACCTGTAGTGATGATTCCAAACTGTGCGGCGACGCGCCATGTACATTTCCATCTTAACGGCAGTGGTCCTGCTGATCTTCAGCCGCCAAAACTTGAAGACTGGCCAGAAATCACCTGGGAAGTCGGAGAAAATGTGCGCCGTGTAAACGTTGATAACTTAGCTAAAGAAGATATTGCTGAGTGGAAAACGGGTGAAACCGTCTTGTTAAGCGGTAAGATCTTAACGGGTCGTGATGCTGCCCATAAGAAGATTCAAGATCTATTAGCTTCTGGTGAAGGTTTACCTGCAGGTGTTGATTTCAACGGTAAGTTTATCTATTACGTTGGCCCTGTTGATGCTGTTGGTGATGAGGTTGTTGGTCCTGCTGGCCCAACAACGTCAACCCGAATGGATAAGTTCACTAAGATGATGTTAGAAGAGACTGGCCTGCTTGGTACTATAGGTAAAGCAGAGCGTGGCCCAGCGACCGTTGAAGTTATCAAAGATAACAAGTCAGTTTATTTAATGGCTGTTGGTGGCGCTGCATACCTTGTATCTAAAGCCATCAAGAAAGCAAAAGTAGTTGCCTTCCCAGAACTTGGTATGGAAGCTATCTACGAATTTGAAGTAGAGGACATGCCTGTTACTGTTGCGGTAGATTCAACTGGTGATAACGCCCATGATACGGGACCAGCTACTTGGAAAGTTAAATTGCAAGATCCCGCATAG
- a CDS encoding S9 family peptidase — protein sequence MKRRFSTLNTLMIAAGLVAAPSAIAKGFDVRTLTNLDSIHSSAVSPDGSALVYGFKQVNNGKSVSNLYLKSLNSKTNDKQLTNNATTEHSVVFSPDNKSVYFLSSRSGSSQVWQLPLTGGEAMQVTDLPLNVDGFKLSGDGKHIVLTMAVFNECSDLKCSKDKFAQIANKPNAGKVYNQLMVRHWDTWNDGSYKHLFVGGLNGKVITQVTDVTQGLATDIPAKPFSGMEEVSFTPDNQAIVYSAKAPSKDQAMHTNFDLWQVKLDGKDRVNLTEKNKAWDAHPTFSPDGRYMAYAAMSKPGAESDRFAIMLKDLVTGTVKEVAPLWDRSVRQMAFAPDSRNLIVTAQDLGQVSLFMINIQFGDIKQIHSDGSAGIVGVADKDIVISKKALNNPGQLYKVSFDGGHIEQLTDINKEKLKDVDFGQFSQFSFKGWNDETVYGYWVKPAGFKAGQKYPMAFLIHGGPQGSFGNSWSTRWNPQLWAGAGYGVVMIDFHGSTGYGQEFTDSINQDWGGKPLEDLQKGMAAVTKQQPWLDGNNACALGASYGGYMVNWIAGNWSDQFKCLVNHAGLFDMRMFYNVTEELWFPSTDFGGSYEAVSKNYEKFNPVNYVENWKTPMLVIHGEKDFRVPYGQGLAAFTVLQSKNIDSQLIVFPKENHWILNNDNKVQWYDAVLNWMNKYTR from the coding sequence ATGAAACGTCGATTTTCAACGCTAAATACACTAATGATTGCCGCCGGCTTAGTTGCCGCACCAAGCGCAATTGCCAAAGGGTTCGACGTTCGAACACTCACTAACTTAGATTCGATTCACTCAAGTGCCGTATCACCGGACGGTAGTGCACTAGTTTATGGCTTTAAACAAGTTAACAATGGTAAGAGTGTTTCAAACCTCTACCTAAAATCCCTCAATAGTAAAACCAATGATAAACAACTGACCAATAATGCGACGACAGAGCACAGTGTCGTGTTTAGTCCTGATAATAAGTCTGTCTACTTTCTGTCTAGCCGCAGTGGCTCTTCACAGGTATGGCAATTGCCACTCACTGGTGGTGAAGCAATGCAGGTAACTGATCTGCCATTAAACGTTGATGGATTTAAACTATCGGGTGACGGTAAACACATCGTGCTGACGATGGCGGTATTTAACGAATGTAGTGATTTAAAATGTAGTAAGGACAAATTCGCACAAATCGCTAACAAGCCGAACGCTGGCAAAGTGTATAACCAATTGATGGTGCGTCACTGGGATACGTGGAACGATGGCAGTTATAAACACTTATTTGTTGGTGGACTTAACGGAAAGGTGATAACCCAAGTTACCGATGTCACACAAGGTTTAGCGACAGATATTCCAGCGAAACCTTTCTCAGGGATGGAAGAAGTCAGTTTTACGCCAGATAATCAGGCAATTGTTTACTCAGCAAAAGCGCCGAGTAAAGACCAAGCGATGCACACCAACTTTGATTTATGGCAGGTCAAGTTAGACGGTAAAGATCGCGTTAATCTCACTGAAAAAAATAAAGCATGGGATGCGCATCCGACATTTTCGCCAGACGGCCGTTACATGGCATACGCCGCGATGTCTAAACCGGGTGCTGAGTCAGATCGTTTTGCCATTATGCTAAAGGATTTGGTTACTGGTACGGTAAAAGAAGTTGCACCATTGTGGGATCGTTCGGTGAGACAAATGGCTTTCGCACCTGATAGTCGAAATTTGATTGTGACTGCGCAAGATCTCGGTCAGGTATCTCTCTTTATGATCAATATTCAGTTTGGCGATATCAAGCAAATCCATAGCGATGGTAGTGCAGGGATTGTAGGTGTTGCCGACAAAGATATTGTGATTAGCAAAAAAGCACTAAATAACCCTGGACAGTTATACAAGGTTAGTTTTGATGGTGGTCACATCGAGCAGCTAACTGATATCAACAAAGAGAAATTAAAAGACGTCGATTTTGGACAATTCTCACAGTTCTCATTTAAAGGTTGGAACGACGAGACGGTATACGGTTATTGGGTGAAGCCAGCTGGCTTTAAGGCTGGGCAAAAATACCCAATGGCATTCTTGATCCACGGCGGTCCTCAAGGCTCATTTGGAAACTCGTGGTCAACGCGTTGGAATCCACAACTATGGGCTGGTGCAGGCTATGGTGTTGTGATGATCGACTTCCATGGTTCTACGGGCTATGGTCAAGAATTTACCGACTCAATTAATCAAGATTGGGGCGGTAAACCACTTGAAGATCTGCAAAAGGGCATGGCGGCCGTGACCAAGCAACAACCGTGGCTCGATGGCAACAATGCCTGTGCGTTAGGTGCGTCGTATGGCGGTTACATGGTGAACTGGATTGCTGGTAATTGGAGTGATCAATTCAAGTGTCTGGTGAATCACGCTGGTCTATTTGATATGCGCATGTTCTACAACGTCACTGAAGAGCTGTGGTTCCCAAGCACTGATTTTGGTGGTAGTTACGAAGCGGTTTCAAAGAACTATGAGAAGTTTAACCCAGTAAACTATGTTGAAAATTGGAAAACGCCAATGTTGGTTATCCATGGCGAAAAAGACTTCCGTGTACCTTATGGCCAAGGGCTCGCTGCCTTTACAGTTTTACAAAGTAAAAACATCGATTCGCAGCTGATTGTGTTTCCGAAAGAAAATCACTGGATCTTAAATAACGACAATAAAGTGCAATGGTATGATGCAGTACTTAATTGGATGAACAAATATACTCGCTAA